In one window of Deinococcota bacterium DNA:
- a CDS encoding fumarate hydratase, protein MRELSVGEVGEAVEALLKRAATHLPEDYLVALERAAFEESSELGRSVIAMLLDNARYAEREGMPTCQDTGMAVLRLEVGQEVHFGGGDLNEALGEAVRGAYRELRKSVVRDPLQRENSGDNTPPLVHYEIVPGNRVTITALMKGFGAELMSRLGMFPPSVGAGGVKRFVLETVEQAGPNACPPVIVGVGLGSSFDGVAYLAKRALMRPLGTPNEAPHLAALEAELLTAVNALGVGPQGFGGRVTALAVHIESYPTHIAALPVAVNLNCSAPRRATVVL, encoded by the coding sequence GTGCGCGAGCTTTCGGTAGGGGAGGTGGGTGAGGCGGTCGAGGCGCTCTTGAAGCGGGCGGCGACGCACCTGCCGGAAGATTACCTGGTCGCTCTGGAGCGCGCCGCCTTTGAAGAGTCCTCCGAGCTGGGCCGCTCGGTGATCGCCATGCTCCTCGACAACGCCCGCTACGCCGAAAGGGAGGGCATGCCGACTTGCCAGGACACCGGCATGGCCGTCTTGAGGCTCGAGGTCGGCCAGGAGGTTCACTTTGGCGGGGGAGATCTAAACGAGGCGTTGGGGGAGGCGGTGCGGGGCGCCTACCGGGAGCTGCGCAAGTCGGTCGTGAGGGACCCTTTGCAGCGCGAGAACAGCGGTGACAACACCCCGCCGCTCGTCCACTATGAGATCGTGCCCGGCAACCGCGTGACCATCACCGCCCTGATGAAGGGCTTTGGCGCGGAGCTGATGAGCCGGTTGGGGATGTTTCCGCCCTCGGTCGGCGCAGGGGGCGTCAAGCGCTTCGTGCTCGAGACCGTCGAGCAGGCCGGACCCAACGCCTGCCCGCCCGTCATCGTCGGGGTGGGCCTGGGCAGTTCCTTCGACGGCGTCGCCTACTTGGCCAAAAGGGCGCTGATGCGCCCGCTGGGCACGCCCAACGAGGCACCGCATCTAGCCGCGCTCGAGGCCGAGCTGCTTACGGCCGTCAACGCGCTCGGCGTGGGCCCGCAGGGCTTCGGCGGCAGGGTCACCGCTCTGGCCGTCCATATTGAAAGCTATCCCACCCACATCGCCGCCCTGCCGGTGGCGGTCAACCTCAACTGCTCCGCGCCGCGCCGCGCTACGGTGGTCTTATGA
- a CDS encoding Fe-S-containing hydro-lyase, with protein sequence MKIAAPFDEDTILSLKAGDLVEISGRFITARDAAHKRLVETLARGEALPVSVEGEVIYYVGPAPAKPGQPVGSAGPTTSGRMDPYTVPLLEQGVKGLIGKGYRSKEVREALVEYRAVYLAAVGGAAALLAQRITSSRVIAYEDLGSEAIHEFLVENFPAVVVNDIYGGDAYASGRLKHLEGAS encoded by the coding sequence ATGAAGATAGCCGCGCCCTTTGACGAAGACACGATCTTGAGCTTAAAGGCAGGCGACCTCGTCGAGATAAGCGGCAGGTTTATCACTGCGCGCGACGCCGCCCATAAGCGGCTTGTCGAGACGCTGGCGCGCGGCGAGGCGCTGCCGGTGTCGGTCGAAGGCGAGGTCATCTACTACGTCGGCCCGGCGCCGGCCAAGCCGGGCCAGCCGGTGGGCTCGGCCGGGCCGACGACGAGTGGGCGGATGGACCCCTACACCGTGCCCTTGCTCGAGCAGGGCGTGAAAGGGCTCATCGGCAAAGGCTATCGCTCGAAAGAGGTGAGGGAGGCCCTGGTCGAGTACCGCGCGGTCTATCTCGCGGCAGTTGGGGGCGCGGCCGCTCTCTTGGCGCAGCGCATCACCTCGAGCCGCGTGATCGCCTATGAAGACCTCGGCAGCGAGGCGATTCACGAGTTTCTGGTCGAAAACTTTCCGGCGGTGGTGGTGAACGATATCTACGGCGGCGACGCTTACGCGAGCGGGCGCCTAAAGCACCTTGAGGGAGCGTCGTGA
- a CDS encoding acyl-CoA/acyl-ACP dehydrogenase: protein MNDLHEDLRQGVRKLCARYPDAYWRELDLVEGYPDAFIRAMTEAGYLAALIPEAYGGSGLGVTEASIILEEVHRSGGNAAAGHAQMYIMGTLLRHGSKAQKAMYLPKIASGELRLQAFGVTEPNAGSDTLSLSTTAVRRGDGYIVNGQKIWTSRALHSDLMLLLARTTPREEARGRSEGLSVFLVDLREAVGKGVTIKPIKTMFNHHTTEVFFDNLTVPAENLIGEEGRGFRYILDGMNAERILIAAECVGDGYWFIGRATAYAKERELFGRPIGQNQGVQFPIAEAYIRVRAADLMRYRAAELFDGGSPAGAEANMAKHLAAEASWQAANVAVQTYGGFGFASEYDVERKFRETRLYQVAPISTNLILAYIGQHVLGLPRSY from the coding sequence GTGAACGACCTGCATGAAGACCTAAGACAGGGCGTGCGCAAGCTCTGCGCGCGCTACCCGGACGCCTACTGGCGCGAGCTTGACTTGGTGGAGGGCTACCCCGACGCCTTTATCCGGGCGATGACCGAGGCGGGCTACCTCGCCGCGCTCATCCCCGAGGCCTACGGCGGCTCCGGTCTCGGCGTCACCGAGGCCTCGATCATCTTGGAGGAGGTCCACCGCTCGGGCGGCAACGCGGCGGCCGGCCACGCCCAGATGTACATCATGGGCACGCTGCTGCGGCACGGCTCTAAGGCGCAGAAGGCGATGTACCTGCCCAAGATCGCCTCGGGCGAGCTGCGCCTCCAGGCCTTTGGCGTCACCGAGCCGAACGCCGGCTCGGACACCCTGAGCCTCAGCACCACCGCCGTCCGCCGGGGTGACGGTTATATCGTCAACGGCCAGAAGATCTGGACGTCCCGGGCGCTCCACTCCGACCTGATGCTGCTCTTGGCCCGCACCACGCCCCGTGAAGAGGCTAGGGGGCGCAGCGAGGGGCTGTCGGTCTTTCTGGTCGACCTGCGCGAGGCCGTCGGCAAGGGCGTCACCATCAAGCCCATCAAGACGATGTTCAACCACCACACCACCGAGGTCTTTTTCGATAACCTCACGGTGCCGGCCGAGAACCTGATCGGCGAGGAGGGCAGAGGCTTTCGCTACATCCTGGACGGCATGAACGCCGAGCGCATCCTGATCGCCGCCGAGTGCGTCGGCGACGGCTACTGGTTTATAGGGCGCGCCACGGCTTACGCCAAGGAGCGCGAGCTCTTCGGCAGGCCCATCGGCCAGAACCAGGGGGTGCAGTTTCCCATCGCCGAGGCCTATATCCGCGTGCGCGCCGCCGACCTGATGCGTTATAGGGCCGCCGAGCTCTTCGACGGCGGCAGCCCGGCCGGCGCGGAGGCCAACATGGCCAAACACTTGGCGGCCGAGGCGTCGTGGCAGGCGGCCAACGTGGCGGTGCAGACCTACGGCGGTTTCGGCTTCGCCAGCGAGTACGACGTCGAGCGCAAGTTCCGCGAGACGCGCCTCTACCAGGTGGCGCCGATCTCCACCAACCTGATCCTCGCCTACATCGGGCAGCACGTCCTGGGGCTGCCGCGGTCTTACTGA
- a CDS encoding CoA transferase codes for MGRSSVVRPLTGITVVALEQAVATPFASRQLADLGARVIKIERPGSGDFARGYDETVKGLSSHFVWLNRSKESLTLDLKREEGKAVLHRLLEGADVFMQNLAPGAAERLGFGAGALRARHPALIVCNLSGYGSSGPYRDKKAYDLLVQAEAGLLSITGSEEVPSKAGISVADIAGGMYAFSGVLTALYHRANSGEGTVIEVSLFEALAEWMGYPAYYTLYGGSAPPRSGAMHATIAPYGPFATGDGKHILLGIQNEREWRRFCGLVLGRPDLAGDPRFKGNAERVRNREALHEVIAGVFAGLALEGVEARLAEAAIAHAQMRTVDEFLAHPSLAARGRWAEVASPVGPLKTLLPPVMMAGAEAVLGPIPEVGEHTETILAELGYSEEGIAELRRVGVI; via the coding sequence ATGGGTCGTAGTAGTGTGGTGCGCCCGCTTACCGGAATCACGGTGGTGGCGCTCGAGCAGGCGGTGGCGACGCCCTTTGCCAGCCGCCAGCTCGCCGATCTGGGCGCTCGCGTCATCAAGATCGAGCGGCCCGGCAGCGGCGACTTCGCCCGCGGCTACGACGAGACCGTGAAGGGCCTGTCGAGCCACTTCGTCTGGCTCAACCGCTCCAAGGAGTCCTTGACGCTCGACCTCAAGCGCGAAGAGGGCAAGGCCGTCCTCCACAGGCTTCTGGAGGGCGCCGACGTCTTTATGCAGAACCTGGCGCCGGGCGCGGCCGAGCGCTTGGGCTTCGGCGCGGGCGCGCTGAGGGCGCGCCATCCGGCGCTTATCGTCTGCAACTTATCGGGCTACGGCTCGAGCGGCCCCTACCGTGACAAGAAGGCCTACGACCTGCTCGTCCAGGCCGAGGCGGGCCTGTTGTCGATCACCGGCAGCGAGGAGGTGCCCAGCAAGGCGGGCATCTCGGTCGCCGACATCGCCGGGGGCATGTACGCCTTTTCGGGCGTCCTGACGGCGCTCTATCACCGCGCCAACAGCGGTGAGGGGACGGTCATCGAGGTCTCGCTCTTCGAGGCCTTGGCGGAGTGGATGGGCTATCCCGCCTACTACACCCTCTACGGCGGCAGCGCGCCGCCGCGCAGCGGCGCCATGCACGCCACCATCGCGCCCTATGGCCCCTTCGCTACCGGAGACGGCAAGCATATCCTCTTGGGCATCCAAAACGAGCGGGAGTGGCGGCGCTTTTGCGGGCTCGTTCTGGGACGCCCGGACCTTGCGGGCGACCCCAGGTTCAAGGGCAACGCCGAGCGCGTGCGAAACCGCGAGGCCCTGCACGAGGTCATCGCAGGGGTCTTTGCGGGGCTTGCGCTCGAGGGGGTCGAGGCGCGCCTTGCGGAGGCCGCCATCGCCCACGCGCAGATGCGCACGGTGGACGAGTTCCTGGCCCACCCCAGCCTCGCGGCCAGGGGCCGCTGGGCCGAGGTGGCCTCGCCGGTCGGGCCGCTCAAGACCCTGTTGCCGCCCGTCATGATGGCGGGCGCCGAAGCCGTGCTGGGACCCATCCCCGAGGTCGGCGAGCACACCGAGACGATTCTTGCCGAACTCGGCTACAGCGAGGAGGGGATTGCCGAACTGCGACGTGTGGGCGTGATCTGA
- a CDS encoding MaoC family dehydratase, whose amino-acid sequence MTIKQGWTGRCYEDFEIGDIYPHPLGRTVLAADNVWFTLLTVNPNPIHFDRAYAAKTEFGEPLVDSTFTLAVITGLSVADISQNGVNLSWDEVRMPAPVFEGDTLYARSEVLDKRESRSRPRQGIVTFRTTGFKQDGVVVMTFRRTVMVYKRDHLPRIAPPEPQQG is encoded by the coding sequence ATGACCATCAAACAGGGCTGGACGGGCAGGTGCTACGAAGACTTCGAGATAGGCGACATCTATCCGCACCCTCTGGGCCGGACGGTCCTGGCGGCCGACAACGTCTGGTTTACGCTGCTGACGGTCAACCCCAACCCCATCCACTTCGACCGGGCCTACGCCGCCAAGACCGAGTTTGGGGAGCCGCTGGTGGACTCGACCTTCACCCTGGCCGTGATCACCGGCTTGTCGGTCGCCGACATCTCCCAAAACGGCGTCAACCTGAGCTGGGACGAGGTGCGCATGCCCGCGCCGGTGTTCGAAGGCGACACCCTCTACGCGCGCAGCGAGGTGCTCGACAAGCGCGAGTCGCGCTCGCGCCCGCGGCAGGGCATCGTCACCTTTAGGACCACCGGCTTCAAGCAGGACGGCGTGGTGGTGATGACCTTCAGACGTACCGTCATGGTCTACAAGCGCGACCACCTGCCGCGGATCGCCCCACCCGAGCCGCAGCAGGGCTAG